From one Gracilinanus agilis isolate LMUSP501 chromosome 5, AgileGrace, whole genome shotgun sequence genomic stretch:
- the LOC123250504 gene encoding 40S ribosomal protein S24, with product MNDTVTIRTRKFMTNRLLQRKQMVIDVLHPGKATVPKTEIREKLAKMYKTTPDVIFVFGFRTHFGGGKTTGFGMIYDSLDYAKKNEPKHRLARHGLYEKKKTSRKQRKERKNRMKKVRGTAKANVGAGKKKE from the coding sequence ATGAATGACACTGTAACCATCAGAACCAGGAAGTTCATGACAAACAGACTTCTGCAACGTAAACAGATGGTCATAGATGTTCTTCATCCTGGAAAGGCCACAGTACCTAAGACTGAAATTAGAGAAAAACTGGCCAAGATGTACAAAACAACTCCAGATGTCATTTTCGTCTTTGGATTCAGAACCcattttggtggtggcaaaacaACAGGCTTTGGCATGATTTATGATTCCCTTGACTATGCAAAGAAAAACGAACCAAAGCACAGACTTGCAAGGCATGGCCTgtatgagaagaaaaagacatcaaGAAAGCAGCGAAAGGAACGAAAAAACAGAATGAAGAAAGTCAGGGGTACTGCAAAGGCAAACGTCGGTGCTggcaaaaagaaggaataa